One genomic segment of Pongo abelii isolate AG06213 chromosome 13, NHGRI_mPonAbe1-v2.0_pri, whole genome shotgun sequence includes these proteins:
- the EDF1 gene encoding endothelial differentiation-related factor 1 isoform X1, with translation MGRQKPGGAEATSRRRARSLAAATEPPDGRSSSPAMAESDWDTVTVLRKKGPTAAQAKSKQAILAAQRRGEDVETSKKWAAGQNKQHSITKNTAKLDRETEELHHDRVTLEVGKVIQQGRQSKGLTQKDLATKINEKPQVIADYESGRAIPNNQVLGKIERAIGECPSTLHWVHGTGRLPAPSWGW, from the exons ATGGGACGCCAGAAGCCGGGAGGCGCCGAGGCGACGTCGCGTCGCCGCGCCAGGTCTCTAGCAGCTGCCACTGAGCCGCCAGACGGACGCTCGTCTTCGCCCGCCATGGCCGAGAGCGACTGGGACACGGTGACGGTGCTGCGCAAGAAGGGCCCTACGGCCGCCCAGGCCAAATCCAAGCAG gCTATCTTAGCGGCACAGAGACGAGGAGAAGACGTAGAGACTTCCAAGAAAT GGGCTGCTGGCCAGAACAAACAACATTCTATCACCAAGAACACGGCCAAGCTGGACCGGGAGACGGAGGAGCTGCACCATGACAGGGTGACCCTGGAGGTGGGCAAGGTGATCCAGCAGGGTCGGCAGAGCAAGGGGCTTACGCAGAAGGACCTGGCCACG AAAATCAATGAGAAGCCACAGGTGATCGCGGACTATGAGAGCGGACGGGCCATACCCAATAACCAGGTGCTGGGCAAAATCGAGCGAGCCATTGGTGAGTGTCCCTCCACCCTTCACTGGGTCCACGGGACAGGGAGGCTACCCGCTCCCAGCTGGGGTTGGTGA
- the EDF1 gene encoding endothelial differentiation-related factor 1 isoform X2: MGRQKPGGAEATSRRRARSLAAATEPPDGRSSSPAMAESDWDTVTVLRKKGPTAAQAKSKQAILAAQRRGEDVETSKKWAAGQNKQHSITKNTAKLDRETEELHHDRVTLEVGKVIQQGRQSKGLTQKDLATKINEKPQVIADYESGRAIPNNQVLGKIERAIGLKLRGKDIGKPIEKGPRAK; this comes from the exons ATGGGACGCCAGAAGCCGGGAGGCGCCGAGGCGACGTCGCGTCGCCGCGCCAGGTCTCTAGCAGCTGCCACTGAGCCGCCAGACGGACGCTCGTCTTCGCCCGCCATGGCCGAGAGCGACTGGGACACGGTGACGGTGCTGCGCAAGAAGGGCCCTACGGCCGCCCAGGCCAAATCCAAGCAG gCTATCTTAGCGGCACAGAGACGAGGAGAAGACGTAGAGACTTCCAAGAAAT GGGCTGCTGGCCAGAACAAACAACATTCTATCACCAAGAACACGGCCAAGCTGGACCGGGAGACGGAGGAGCTGCACCATGACAGGGTGACCCTGGAGGTGGGCAAGGTGATCCAGCAGGGTCGGCAGAGCAAGGGGCTTACGCAGAAGGACCTGGCCACG AAAATCAATGAGAAGCCACAGGTGATCGCGGACTATGAGAGCGGACGGGCCATACCCAATAACCAGGTGCTGGGCAAAATCGAGCGAGCCATTG GCCTCAAGCTCCGGGGAAAGGACATTGGAAAGCCCATCGAGAAGGGGCCTAGGGCGAAATGA